One window of Populus nigra chromosome 5, ddPopNigr1.1, whole genome shotgun sequence genomic DNA carries:
- the LOC133693616 gene encoding putative F-box/kelch-repeat protein At1g20790 → MERLCEDLVTDILLCLPAKSAVRFRCLSKYYDQLVSDPRFATSHALRSNPDEVHGLLRFTGRSADKILFCSFHSKPNIHNNPKVVPINSQIIASCNGLVLGLSDSSLSVCNPILPDRIQTIPALETPYGAKCDLGLAYDPIGFSSLEFKLVHVYREQILNMPQDEDAYGFKIFDSSANSWRQSTCKLFLRHFIPMQPHFYELRGQAVYLNGHVHWFRAFGDIVAFNVEKEEATLIGMPPELRLAWLNYYSWFGAAGGFLYVVCVFKRQILMWVLLDYENNKWGLVRNKIKGLSRVAQPIFFDGERLVLNCGPKKKLLRLFNLKQDQWTEMGRLPRNTMDDSTTVYVPFNPTLAPLINSSDPSRTASLPVLPTVMPINNKCQKRKRGRVDRK, encoded by the coding sequence ATGGAGAGACTCTGTGAGGATCTTGTCACCGACATCCTTTTATGTTTGCCAGCCAAATCTGCTGTCCGATTTAGATGTCTGAGCAAGTACTACGATCAACTTGTGTCTGATCCTAGGTTTGCTACCAGTCATGCTCTTCGTTCAAACCCTGATGAGGTACATGGTCTTCTTCGGTTTACAGGTAGGAGTGCAGATAAGATACTCTTCTGTTCTTTTCATTCAAAACCAAATATCCACAATAATCCTAAAGTTGTTCCCATAAATTCTCAGATCATAGCTTCTTGCAATGGCCTTGTTCTAGGTCTCTCTGATTCTAGTCTTTCTGTTTGTAACCCTATTTTACCTGATAGAATCCAGACTATACCAGCACTTGAAACCCCATATGGTGCTAAATGTGATTTAGGTTTGGCTTATGACCCAATTGGTTTCTCTTCGCTTGAATTCAAGTTAGTTCATGTTTACAGAGAACAGATCTTGAATATGCCACAAGATGAAGATGCTTATGGCTTTAAGATATTCGATTCAAGTGCAAACTCATGGAGACAATCTACATGCAAGCTGTTCTTGAGACATTTCATTCCTATGCAGCCTCATTTTTATGAGTTGAGAGGTCAAGCTGTGTACTTGAATGGACATGTGCACTGGTTTAGGGCCTTCGGTGATATTGTTGCGTTTAatgtagagaaagaagaagctaCACTCATCGGTATGCCTCCAGAACTGCGACTAGCATGGCTTAACTATTATTCATGGTTCGGAGCTGCGGGTGGTTTTCTTTATGTGGTATGTGTTTTCAAGAGACAAATTCTGATGTGGGTTCTTCTTGATTATGAAAACAACAAGTGGGGGCTTGTCAGGAACAAGATCAAAGGGTTATCAAGAGTGGCTCAACCCATTTTCTTTGATGGTGAGAGGCTTGTTCTGAATTGTGggccaaaaaagaaattattgcgGCTGTTCAATTTGAAACAAGATCAGTGGACGGAAATGGGCAGGTTACCAAGGAATACAATGGATGACAGTACTACCGTGTATGTTCCTTTCAACCCCACCTTGGCTCCTCTGATCAACAGCAGCGATCCTTCAAGAACTGCTTCACTCCCAGTCCTTCCTACTGTGATGCCGATAAACAACAAGTGCCAGAAAAGAAAACGAGGCAGGGTCGACAGAAAGTAG